The following proteins come from a genomic window of Paenibacillus spongiae:
- a CDS encoding carbohydrate ABC transporter permease, with amino-acid sequence MKGDWAVFRKRKRDFHQLTPAWNILFNLIAGIFAFACVFPFLFVTIISFTDEKTLAKNGYELIPDQWSIEGYKYVFQTGDSLFRAYGVTIFTTVVGTVISLIFISLFSYAISRKSFKFRNFFSFFAFFTMLFNGGLVPTYIVATQLLGLKDSIWALILPMAVNAFYIMIMRTFYSTMVPDALIESGKIDGAGELRIFTKLVLPLSLPGLATIALFSTLGYWNDWFNALLYIDDPNLVPLQSMLMRIETSMQFILQNSQNSSLSTGLLQNMPQDTSRMAMVVLATGPIILAYPFFQRYFVQGLTIGAVKE; translated from the coding sequence ATGAAAGGAGATTGGGCCGTGTTTCGCAAAAGAAAACGTGATTTCCACCAGCTAACGCCGGCATGGAATATATTGTTTAATCTTATCGCGGGTATTTTCGCATTCGCATGCGTATTTCCCTTCCTCTTCGTGACCATCATCTCCTTTACGGATGAAAAAACGTTGGCCAAAAACGGTTACGAGCTGATTCCGGACCAATGGAGCATTGAGGGTTACAAATATGTGTTTCAAACGGGCGATTCACTGTTTCGCGCCTATGGCGTCACCATCTTCACGACGGTTGTCGGCACGGTGATCAGCTTGATCTTCATATCGCTGTTCTCTTACGCGATTTCAAGAAAGAGCTTTAAATTCCGTAATTTCTTCTCGTTCTTCGCCTTCTTCACGATGCTCTTTAACGGCGGTCTCGTGCCGACTTATATCGTGGCTACGCAGCTGCTCGGCTTGAAGGATTCGATCTGGGCGCTTATCCTCCCGATGGCGGTCAATGCGTTCTACATCATGATTATGCGGACGTTCTACAGCACGATGGTTCCGGACGCCCTCATCGAGTCAGGCAAAATAGACGGCGCCGGAGAGCTGCGCATCTTCACGAAGCTCGTTCTTCCGCTGTCATTGCCGGGTCTGGCCACCATTGCTCTGTTCAGCACGCTGGGCTATTGGAACGACTGGTTCAATGCGCTTCTGTACATTGACGATCCGAATCTGGTGCCGCTGCAATCGATGCTGATGCGGATTGAAACGAGCATGCAGTTCATTTTGCAAAATTCGCAGAACAGCTCGCTCAGTACCGGACTGCTTCAAAATATGCCGCAGGATACGTCGCGTATGGCGATGGTCGTATTGGCCACAGGGCCGATCATCCTGGCATATCCGTTCTTCCAGCGTTATTTCGTTCAAGGCTTGACGATCGGCGCTGTAAAAGAATAA
- a CDS encoding response regulator transcription factor, which produces MYNVFIVDDEPFIIEGLYDILDWADIGLTITGHAENGRAAVEALQAVPVDILITDISMPVMNGIELIREARKFLPELKVIILSGYNDFKYVKEGITLGVENYLLKPIDIDELRETLKGTVRKMNSLQMQRALAEFDNRIIRDNVLYRWLTWQISPGIMIERAELLNIDLSKPYMMAVLVRTDPEAADAAEAVERFFSDMPEVIPLHNVEGELILVCTMNDPEQEKPILEEKLLRARSALQTPSAVRISIGSIEPLETAAISYTNAKRAQEYFFLFPEKELMDYGHLPSGRGEAISRLMIDWPEYAKWIVTKDKEQLFTRIDEDYARFRSMNAVSPSEVREITLELIVRFKMELEEIRHTDQSDMFKAGYERVMNANTIDELAAAVKEMADMTIDALVRDVKSPVIQQVLHHIHAHYAESLSLKALGLEYNIHPVYLGQLFNKETNETFTEYINKYRIEKAKELLKDSRLKVHEISRQVGYWESGYFNKQFKKYVGVSPTDYKGLL; this is translated from the coding sequence ATGTATAACGTCTTTATTGTCGATGACGAGCCGTTTATTATCGAGGGTCTATACGATATTCTCGATTGGGCGGATATTGGACTGACGATTACGGGGCATGCCGAGAATGGGCGCGCGGCTGTGGAAGCTCTGCAAGCCGTGCCGGTCGACATTCTCATCACCGATATTTCGATGCCGGTGATGAACGGCATCGAGCTGATCCGCGAAGCCCGCAAATTTCTACCGGAGCTGAAGGTCATCATTTTGAGCGGCTATAACGATTTCAAATATGTAAAGGAAGGCATTACGCTCGGCGTTGAAAATTATTTGCTCAAACCGATTGATATCGACGAGCTAAGGGAAACCTTAAAAGGGACCGTGCGGAAGATGAATTCCCTGCAGATGCAGCGGGCACTGGCTGAGTTCGACAACCGCATTATCCGCGATAACGTCCTGTACCGGTGGTTAACCTGGCAGATTTCTCCGGGCATCATGATCGAGCGTGCGGAACTGCTGAATATCGATTTATCCAAGCCGTATATGATGGCGGTGCTGGTTCGAACCGATCCGGAAGCAGCCGATGCCGCCGAAGCCGTCGAACGGTTCTTCTCGGACATGCCGGAGGTTATTCCGCTTCATAACGTAGAGGGCGAGCTGATTCTGGTCTGCACGATGAACGATCCGGAACAAGAGAAGCCGATTCTGGAAGAGAAGCTGCTTCGGGCCAGGAGCGCACTACAGACGCCGTCCGCCGTACGAATCTCGATTGGCAGCATCGAGCCTTTGGAAACCGCGGCGATCAGTTATACGAACGCCAAGCGGGCTCAGGAATACTTTTTTCTCTTTCCCGAAAAAGAACTGATGGACTATGGCCATTTGCCGAGCGGAAGAGGAGAGGCCATATCCCGCCTTATGATCGATTGGCCGGAATATGCCAAGTGGATTGTGACCAAGGATAAGGAGCAGCTATTCACGCGGATTGACGAAGACTACGCGCGCTTTCGCAGCATGAATGCCGTCTCGCCGAGTGAAGTGCGTGAAATCACGCTTGAGCTGATTGTACGCTTTAAGATGGAGCTGGAGGAGATCCGGCATACCGACCAGTCCGATATGTTTAAAGCGGGCTATGAGCGGGTTATGAACGCCAATACGATCGACGAGCTTGCTGCTGCCGTCAAAGAAATGGCAGACATGACGATCGACGCCTTGGTCCGGGATGTCAAAAGTCCGGTCATCCAGCAGGTGCTTCATCACATTCATGCCCACTATGCAGAGAGCTTATCATTGAAGGCCTTGGGACTGGAATATAATATCCATCCTGTCTATCTGGGTCAGCTCTTCAATAAGGAAACGAATGAGACGTTCACGGAATACATCAATAAATACCGGATCGAGAAGGCGAAGGAGCTGCTCAAGGACTCGCGGCTTAAGGTGCATGAAATATCGCGGCAGGTGGGTTATTGGGAATCCGGTTATTTCAATAAGCAATTTAAAAAATATGTGGGAGTCTCTCCTACGGATTATAAAGGGCTGCTCTAA
- a CDS encoding ABC transporter substrate-binding protein yields the protein MRQKKKMLSVLSLLLAFTLVLSACGGGKNDAANDKGSNASGGNGGAEPVELIWYTIGAPQKDTDKVMEEVNKYTKEKIGVTVKMKMLDFGDYTQKMQVNAASGEPMDILFTSSWAFDYVQNARKGAFMQLDELLEKHGQGIKEVLDPAFLEGSKVDGHNYGIPANKELPAQEVWRFNKNLLDKYKLDITNVNSLESLEPLLKVIKENEPNITPFAINKDYGPLIPYDYVIQGLPMAVQLGSTDLKVVNVLESPELKAALKTMRKYYQAGYVSPEAATTSSTSDLQTAGTWFADRASTQPFADNLWSQSYGYPVVSTPADEPTIYNWSVMGSMQAISANSKHPEEAMKFLNLLNTDVKLRNMIDSGIEGTHYKKISENVMENLPESKNYDMPTFALGNVMLTYLNPSDPENKWEEFKKFNDSGKPAPLLGFNFDTSKVTTELASVQNVKAEVWSALMTGSVDPDQYLPKAIEKFKAAGLDKIIAEAQKQVDAWKATK from the coding sequence ATGAGACAAAAGAAAAAGATGTTATCCGTTCTGTCGCTGCTGCTAGCCTTTACGCTCGTACTGAGCGCCTGCGGAGGCGGGAAGAACGACGCGGCTAACGACAAAGGAAGCAATGCTTCCGGCGGTAATGGCGGCGCAGAGCCTGTAGAGCTGATCTGGTATACGATTGGCGCTCCTCAAAAGGATACGGACAAAGTTATGGAAGAGGTCAACAAATATACGAAAGAAAAGATCGGCGTTACGGTCAAAATGAAAATGCTCGATTTCGGCGATTATACGCAAAAAATGCAAGTAAACGCCGCATCCGGCGAGCCGATGGACATCCTGTTCACATCGTCGTGGGCATTCGATTATGTTCAGAATGCGCGCAAGGGCGCATTCATGCAGCTTGACGAATTGCTTGAGAAGCATGGACAAGGCATCAAGGAAGTGTTGGATCCTGCCTTCCTGGAAGGATCCAAGGTCGACGGCCATAACTACGGCATTCCGGCCAACAAGGAACTGCCTGCTCAAGAAGTATGGCGTTTCAACAAGAATCTGTTAGATAAGTACAAGCTGGACATTACGAATGTGAACTCGCTGGAAAGCCTGGAGCCGCTGCTCAAGGTAATCAAAGAAAACGAGCCGAATATTACGCCATTTGCTATCAATAAAGATTATGGCCCGCTAATTCCGTACGACTACGTCATTCAAGGTCTTCCGATGGCGGTTCAATTAGGATCGACGGATCTGAAGGTTGTTAACGTTCTTGAATCGCCGGAATTGAAAGCGGCGTTGAAGACGATGCGCAAGTACTATCAAGCGGGTTACGTGTCGCCTGAAGCGGCTACTACCTCATCGACATCAGATTTGCAAACTGCCGGCACTTGGTTCGCGGACCGCGCCTCAACGCAGCCGTTCGCTGACAATCTTTGGTCGCAAAGCTACGGTTATCCGGTCGTATCGACGCCGGCTGATGAACCAACCATCTATAACTGGTCGGTAATGGGCTCCATGCAGGCGATTTCGGCGAACTCGAAACACCCTGAAGAAGCGATGAAATTCCTGAACCTGCTCAATACCGATGTCAAACTGCGCAACATGATCGACTCGGGCATCGAAGGTACGCACTACAAGAAGATTAGTGAAAACGTCATGGAGAACCTGCCTGAATCGAAGAACTACGATATGCCTACATTCGCTCTCGGTAACGTCATGCTGACTTACTTGAATCCGAGCGATCCGGAGAACAAGTGGGAAGAGTTCAAGAAATTCAATGATTCCGGCAAGCCTGCACCATTGCTGGGCTTCAACTTCGACACCTCGAAGGTAACGACAGAGCTGGCATCCGTTCAGAACGTGAAAGCCGAAGTATGGTCGGCTCTGATGACAGGAAGCGTGGATCCGGACCAGTATCTGCCGAAGGCCATTGAGAAGTTCAAAGCGGCTGGATTGGACAAAATCATCGCGGAAGCTCAAAAGCAAGTGGACGCTTGGAAAGCAACGAAGTAA
- a CDS encoding ABC transporter permease, producing the protein MNAIGRFLKDVIKNRAMLLFVLPATVWFLFFSYLPMFGTVIAFKEYRFSDGFLNSIINSKWVGFDNFKFLFATEDAYIITRNTLLYNIVFIIFGLILAVAMAIILSEIVNKRLAKLYQTGMFMPYFLSWVIVGYFTFTFLSMDRGMLNQILNFFGFESIQWYSEAKYWPLILVLINFWKIIGYNSVVYLAAIMGIDKSLYEAAMIDGANKWQQIRRITIPMLAPIMTILTLLAIGRIFYADFGLFYQVPRDSGALYSVTNVIDTYVYRGLKVTGEIGMTTAAGLYQSFVGFILVITSNYIVRRFNKDNALF; encoded by the coding sequence ATGAACGCGATCGGGCGATTTTTGAAAGACGTCATCAAGAACAGAGCCATGCTGCTCTTCGTATTGCCGGCTACGGTTTGGTTTCTCTTCTTTTCCTACCTGCCGATGTTCGGGACCGTCATCGCTTTCAAGGAATACCGGTTCAGCGACGGATTTTTGAACAGCATTATCAACAGCAAGTGGGTCGGCTTCGATAACTTCAAGTTTCTGTTCGCGACCGAGGACGCGTATATCATTACGCGCAATACACTGCTGTACAATATTGTCTTTATTATCTTCGGGCTTATTTTGGCGGTTGCGATGGCCATTATTTTATCCGAAATCGTGAACAAGCGGCTGGCGAAGCTGTATCAGACCGGCATGTTCATGCCTTACTTCCTGTCTTGGGTCATCGTCGGTTACTTCACGTTCACATTCCTCAGCATGGACCGCGGAATGCTGAATCAAATTTTGAACTTTTTCGGCTTCGAATCGATTCAATGGTATTCGGAGGCGAAGTACTGGCCGCTTATTCTGGTGCTGATCAATTTCTGGAAGATCATTGGCTATAACAGCGTCGTTTATTTGGCAGCCATCATGGGGATCGACAAATCATTGTACGAAGCGGCTATGATCGACGGCGCCAACAAGTGGCAGCAAATCCGCCGCATTACGATTCCGATGCTCGCGCCGATTATGACGATTCTGACACTGCTGGCGATCGGACGGATTTTCTATGCCGACTTCGGGCTCTTCTACCAGGTTCCGCGCGACTCGGGTGCGCTGTATTCGGTAACCAACGTTATCGATACGTATGTATACAGAGGCTTGAAGGTCACGGGTGAAATCGGCATGACGACAGCGGCAGGCTTGTATCAATCGTTCGTCGGCTTCATTCTCGTCATTACATCCAACTATATTGTGCGGAGATTCAATAAAGACAACGCCCTATTCTAA
- a CDS encoding beta-galactosidase, which produces MSSSIIIFHDSSFPGAGYGDSAISALESIGTVVDAAGLADALQAVQGEGASGCFINLHAPYFPKTAWEGILAFLRNGGGLVSVGGAPFKRPVRMEAGQWLVEAEQTAYHQQLNIHEALPVNGSRVETLAAHADIPLFSGYESLFAAGADTWNLVPHVTKTSDLPLQMGSAGPMDARLYPLLKGLSGDGREVAAPAVLWENINGAFGGGRWLFVNVPLAPEFWGRGGANALAEWAQYCGQGVTELWVKPNYASFEPGERPMLTLQAQSLARSGRLPEVQAGTKRWTISLALTKEGDTSSCWSHEVNMEVAGKLDIVRIPVPVKVESGYYRLICRAESEDGEIRILRQGFWGIDRQLLSEGAPVRSGRDYFEKDGRPLPVVGMTYMTSDVARKFLFLPNADVWDRDMAAMRKAGINWIRTGIWTAYRNVMQVDGHASEEVLRSIDAFIMTAKKNDLQLTFTFFSFTPETWEGVNPYLDPRSVEAQKRFVRSIVSRHRDTKNVDWDLINEPSMFDPPQIFSNGPRSCRDPFELAAYKEWLEQRHGSIELLQERWNMSPEQLPSFAAVKVPEPGEINFDVQDMHQGKKGTRWLDYCLFSMEMHNRWAKQLYEAIKDECPDHMVTVGQDEGLGAQRPSPLFYGEAVDYTTVHSWWLNDHLVWDSVFAKTLDKPTLVQETGIMYVETPDGRAKRSEAELRNILERKYAYAFATGGAGAVQWIWNTNFYMDNANESHIGALRADGTEKPEADVSYDFGTFMAEIRDLFRDRKLEETAIIYPYSNDFSNRKLAFDATTRSVRVWTYGLNMPVRGVSEYDLDALEREPAKLIVLPSAHNVDDAAFDALIDHVKRTGAVLLITGPIGIDAYWKPAERLEDALGSAELRNVLREEALLLDGQALPVSYGNRRIAQVFKEVRSGGAAAAGLRGDAVVDVPLGRGRLIWSPLPVELNDRTEPVESLYRYAAETANVGSGLEWLRGGELSGVFGRKLEFADGALFTFVSEFAYDTDIEVKDSQTGATYSFVLERERSVLFATDASGRLLSVYRPGEVNVRVN; this is translated from the coding sequence ATGAGCAGTTCGATTATAATATTTCACGATTCTTCTTTCCCAGGTGCAGGTTACGGGGATTCGGCGATATCCGCTCTGGAAAGCATCGGCACCGTAGTGGATGCCGCAGGCCTGGCGGATGCGCTGCAGGCCGTTCAAGGAGAGGGCGCAAGCGGGTGCTTCATTAACCTGCATGCGCCTTATTTCCCGAAGACGGCGTGGGAAGGCATTCTCGCCTTCCTTCGGAATGGCGGAGGCTTGGTTAGCGTCGGCGGCGCGCCGTTCAAGCGCCCGGTCCGCATGGAAGCCGGGCAGTGGCTGGTCGAGGCGGAGCAGACCGCATATCATCAGCAGCTGAACATTCACGAGGCGCTGCCCGTGAACGGAAGCCGTGTGGAGACGCTTGCCGCCCATGCGGATATTCCGCTGTTCTCGGGTTATGAATCGCTGTTTGCGGCCGGCGCGGATACGTGGAATCTCGTTCCTCACGTGACGAAGACCAGCGATCTGCCTCTTCAGATGGGATCGGCCGGTCCGATGGATGCCCGCTTGTACCCGTTATTGAAGGGTTTGTCCGGAGACGGTCGCGAAGTGGCGGCTCCTGCCGTCCTGTGGGAGAACATTAACGGCGCGTTCGGCGGCGGCAGATGGCTGTTCGTGAACGTGCCGCTTGCGCCTGAATTCTGGGGACGCGGCGGGGCGAATGCGCTCGCAGAGTGGGCGCAATATTGCGGACAGGGCGTAACCGAGCTGTGGGTGAAGCCGAATTATGCTTCGTTCGAGCCTGGTGAACGTCCGATGCTGACGCTTCAGGCGCAGTCGCTCGCACGCTCCGGCAGATTGCCGGAGGTACAAGCAGGTACAAAGCGTTGGACGATCAGCCTTGCGTTGACCAAGGAAGGCGATACGTCATCGTGCTGGTCCCATGAGGTGAATATGGAGGTTGCCGGCAAGCTCGACATTGTGCGAATTCCGGTACCGGTTAAGGTAGAGAGCGGCTATTACCGTCTCATATGCAGAGCGGAATCGGAAGACGGCGAGATCCGCATCCTTCGCCAAGGCTTCTGGGGCATCGACCGCCAGCTGCTGAGCGAGGGCGCGCCGGTCCGCAGCGGCCGGGATTATTTTGAGAAGGACGGGCGTCCGCTGCCTGTAGTCGGCATGACGTATATGACTTCGGATGTGGCGCGCAAGTTTCTATTTCTGCCTAATGCGGATGTGTGGGACCGGGATATGGCTGCCATGCGGAAAGCCGGCATCAACTGGATCCGCACGGGCATATGGACGGCGTACCGCAATGTGATGCAGGTAGACGGCCACGCGTCGGAAGAAGTGCTCCGTTCCATCGACGCTTTTATTATGACGGCGAAGAAGAATGATCTTCAGCTGACATTCACCTTCTTCTCCTTCACGCCGGAGACATGGGAAGGGGTCAACCCCTACCTCGATCCTCGCAGCGTGGAAGCGCAGAAGCGGTTCGTCCGTTCCATCGTTTCACGCCATAGAGACACGAAGAACGTCGATTGGGACTTGATCAACGAACCGTCCATGTTCGATCCGCCGCAGATTTTCTCGAATGGGCCGCGTTCATGCCGCGATCCGTTCGAGCTGGCCGCTTATAAGGAATGGCTGGAGCAGCGGCATGGGTCGATCGAGCTTCTTCAGGAGCGCTGGAATATGTCGCCGGAGCAGCTGCCTTCGTTTGCGGCTGTAAAAGTGCCGGAGCCAGGCGAGATCAACTTCGACGTACAGGATATGCACCAAGGGAAGAAAGGCACGCGCTGGTTGGATTACTGCCTGTTCTCCATGGAGATGCATAACCGCTGGGCCAAGCAGCTCTATGAAGCGATCAAGGACGAATGCCCGGATCATATGGTGACGGTCGGTCAGGACGAAGGGCTGGGCGCACAGCGTCCGTCTCCATTGTTCTATGGGGAAGCTGTCGATTATACGACCGTTCACTCGTGGTGGCTGAACGATCATCTGGTATGGGACAGCGTCTTTGCCAAGACACTGGATAAGCCTACTTTGGTTCAGGAGACCGGCATCATGTACGTGGAAACGCCGGACGGCCGGGCGAAACGGTCGGAAGCGGAGCTTCGGAATATTTTGGAGCGCAAATACGCCTATGCTTTCGCAACGGGCGGAGCCGGTGCGGTTCAGTGGATCTGGAACACGAACTTCTACATGGATAATGCGAACGAATCCCATATCGGTGCGCTTCGCGCCGACGGAACGGAGAAGCCGGAAGCGGACGTTTCCTATGACTTCGGTACGTTCATGGCCGAAATTCGCGACCTGTTCCGCGATCGGAAGCTGGAAGAGACGGCGATTATATATCCTTATTCGAACGATTTCTCGAATCGCAAGCTGGCCTTCGACGCAACGACCCGGTCGGTGCGCGTATGGACCTATGGGCTGAACATGCCGGTCCGCGGCGTGTCCGAATATGATTTGGATGCGTTGGAACGGGAGCCGGCCAAGCTGATCGTGCTTCCTAGCGCACATAATGTGGATGATGCGGCTTTCGATGCTCTGATCGATCATGTGAAGCGGACTGGAGCCGTATTGCTTATTACCGGCCCGATTGGCATCGATGCGTATTGGAAGCCGGCCGAGCGTCTGGAGGATGCCCTCGGTTCCGCAGAGCTGCGCAATGTGCTTCGCGAAGAGGCACTGCTGCTCGACGGACAGGCGCTTCCGGTATCCTATGGAAACCGGCGGATTGCGCAGGTGTTTAAAGAAGTCCGGAGCGGCGGGGCTGCTGCGGCAGGGCTGCGGGGCGATGCGGTCGTCGACGTGCCGCTTGGACGCGGACGATTGATATGGAGTCCGCTTCCTGTAGAATTGAACGACCGGACGGAGCCGGTTGAGTCGTTGTACCGCTACGCGGCGGAAACGGCGAACGTCGGCTCCGGGCTGGAATGGCTGCGCGGCGGTGAGCTGTCCGGGGTATTCGGGCGGAAGCTTGAATTTGCGGATGGCGCGCTGTTCACGTTCGTGTCTGAATTTGCTTACGATACCGACATCGAAGTGAAGGATAGCCAGACAGGCGCAACCTATTCCTTCGTCCTCGAGCGGGAACGCTCCGTGTTGTTCGCCACAGACGCCAGCGGACGCCTTCTGTCCGTGTACCGTCCCGGCGAGGTTAACGTTCGGGTGAACTAA
- a CDS encoding glycoside hydrolase family 125 protein has protein sequence MEQFRLPKIPMPPLELPRAVQDVLSEAEAKLAHRPKLLKLFKNCFPNTLETTTKLMDDGTTFVITGDIPAMWLRDSVEQVIQYVPLAKEDADLQRIIGGLIKRHMQCILHDPYANAFNETANDWHWNTDDETDMSPLVWERKFELDSACFSIRLAFHYWKETGRSDIFDTDFKAAMLRIVELWKTEQSHFEQSPYRFTRDNGIPTDSLRNNGLGMPVNYTGMIWSGFRSSDDACDFHYNIPDNMFAVVSLRQMREIAEWVFRDMTLVKELKRLEDEVDHGIQLYGIYRHPEFGPIYAYETDGYGNYCLMDDAGTPGLISIPYLGYTTADDPIYQNTRRFALSKQNPFYYEGTQAKGIGSPHTPPDYIWHMALSMQGLTASTAEEKLAMIALLESTDADTGYMHEGFHADDPAKFTRSWFAWSNSLFSLLVYRAMKEGIL, from the coding sequence ATGGAGCAATTTAGACTGCCTAAAATTCCGATGCCGCCGCTTGAACTGCCTCGAGCCGTTCAGGATGTACTGTCAGAGGCGGAGGCGAAGCTTGCCCACCGTCCAAAGCTGCTGAAGCTGTTCAAGAACTGTTTTCCGAATACGCTGGAGACGACGACCAAGCTCATGGACGATGGAACGACCTTCGTCATTACCGGAGATATTCCGGCCATGTGGCTGCGCGACTCCGTGGAGCAGGTCATCCAGTACGTTCCGCTCGCGAAGGAAGACGCTGATCTTCAGCGGATTATCGGCGGGTTAATCAAGCGGCATATGCAATGCATTCTGCATGATCCGTATGCCAATGCGTTCAATGAAACGGCGAACGACTGGCACTGGAACACCGATGACGAGACCGATATGTCTCCGCTGGTATGGGAGCGCAAGTTCGAGCTGGACTCGGCCTGCTTCTCCATTCGCCTTGCTTTCCACTATTGGAAGGAGACGGGCCGTTCGGATATCTTCGATACCGACTTCAAGGCCGCCATGCTGCGGATCGTCGAGCTGTGGAAGACGGAGCAGAGCCACTTCGAGCAATCGCCTTACCGGTTTACGCGCGACAACGGCATTCCGACGGACTCGCTTCGCAACAACGGTCTGGGGATGCCGGTTAATTATACGGGAATGATCTGGTCGGGCTTCCGTTCAAGCGACGATGCATGCGACTTCCATTACAATATTCCGGATAATATGTTCGCCGTTGTATCGCTGCGCCAGATGCGTGAAATCGCGGAATGGGTATTCCGGGATATGACGCTCGTCAAGGAGCTTAAACGGCTGGAGGACGAGGTCGACCACGGGATTCAACTGTACGGTATTTACCGCCATCCGGAATTTGGCCCGATCTATGCTTATGAGACGGATGGGTACGGCAATTACTGCCTGATGGACGATGCCGGAACGCCCGGACTGATCTCGATTCCGTACTTGGGGTATACGACCGCTGACGATCCGATTTACCAGAATACGAGAAGGTTTGCCCTGAGCAAACAAAATCCGTTCTATTATGAGGGGACGCAAGCGAAGGGGATCGGCAGCCCGCATACGCCGCCGGATTACATCTGGCATATGGCGCTCTCTATGCAGGGCTTGACGGCATCGACGGCCGAGGAGAAACTGGCGATGATCGCACTGCTCGAGTCTACGGATGCGGATACGGGATATATGCATGAAGGCTTCCATGCCGATGATCCGGCCAAATTCACGAGAAGCTGGTTCGCATGGTCCAATAGTTTGTTCTCGCTTCTTGTCTATCGCGCGATGAAGGAAGGGATACTATGA